A stretch of Haloarcula marismortui ATCC 43049 DNA encodes these proteins:
- a CDS encoding DUF6166 domain-containing protein: MTGGRAYRGERCMGGQLVYTPDGDVLDKHLHVLRRAPGGFDWGPEADEACIDQLAIALLADSATKKIALDHYKEFAQYLREELEGDEWRLPTSDISADTWSRDIDVADETPSPEDVDITAVDFDEMTFAVERALCEQHDISIHQSVDDRREELEDARQAVQSETTDSEASETDTGGFEFPAASQ, from the coding sequence ATGACCGGCGGCCGAGCGTACCGCGGTGAACGCTGTATGGGTGGACAGCTGGTGTACACGCCCGATGGCGACGTACTGGACAAGCACCTCCACGTCTTGCGCCGCGCTCCTGGTGGATTCGACTGGGGACCGGAGGCCGACGAGGCCTGCATCGATCAACTCGCGATCGCGCTGCTGGCCGATTCAGCGACGAAGAAGATCGCACTCGACCACTACAAGGAGTTCGCGCAGTACCTGCGTGAAGAGCTCGAGGGTGACGAGTGGCGGCTCCCGACCAGCGACATTTCGGCCGATACCTGGTCGCGAGACATCGACGTGGCTGATGAGACGCCCTCACCGGAGGACGTCGACATCACGGCAGTCGATTTCGACGAGATGACCTTCGCGGTCGAGCGAGCGCTCTGCGAGCAGCACGACATTAGCATCCACCAGAGCGTCGACGACCGCCGCGAGGAACTGGAAGACGCCCGCCAGGCAGTCCAATCAGAAACTACCGACTCGGAGGCGTCAGAGACCGACACCGGCGGGTTCGAGTTCCCCGCAGCTAGCCAGTAG
- a CDS encoding heavy metal translocating P-type ATPase, whose translation MGTTHEQFNVGGMSCSFCAESIKKAYSRTDGVEDVDVSLAHEEVLVEYDDERLTGVEVKDTLRDLGYTIRDPDKAKRYEQQQAELADGKRRLLFAGGASIVVAALMGWMIVVMGRFESVSLAMDIVTLGLALGTMFGPGRYIKKKAYQSLRRGIFNQHVLLEAGAFAGLVGGLLGLFVFPSFPTVHFFAVSVFITTYHILSEYTSLIVRTRASQAVQGLLDLQPDTARRVSDDGGVEEVPVDDLDVGDRVRVKPGENIPVDGTVVEGASTVDESVATGESIPEEKSTGDEVIGGSVNETGTLLVEVTATGEDAFLNQVAREIEEARAMKPGIIQLADRVLKYFVPGVLSIAGLSFLFWVVAPLAWGADPNVQRGAFAALAVLVLGYPCALGMATPLALIRGGGKAADRGILMRSGDAFQIFPDVDHIVLDKTGTITVGEPAVSEVVAFGADEVDVLTTAASAEAFSEHPLADAILEFADEQDVEYADPDDFDSVTGKGVRATVASDDVLVGKPGWLSDEGIDLSKGSDDIERLQGHGLTVAGVVRDGDLLGLIGIGDEVKSDAAATIQRMRDAGITPVMITGDNERTADAVAEEVSIDRVMADVLPDEKREEIGRLQDEGHRVAMVGDGINDAPALTQADIGIAIGAGTDIAIESADIVLMGDRLGGVMDAYEIGNESYRKTRQNLATAFAFNGVGVAAATTGLVHPVFAMLAMVLSVSAVLANSFAGQLLSGEGVNTEFALDDRTDGERGDGRVTAD comes from the coding sequence ATGGGAACGACACACGAACAATTCAACGTCGGGGGAATGTCCTGCTCGTTCTGTGCCGAGAGCATCAAGAAGGCCTACAGTCGAACCGACGGCGTCGAGGACGTCGACGTAAGCCTTGCCCACGAGGAGGTCCTCGTCGAATACGACGATGAGCGCCTGACCGGGGTCGAGGTGAAGGACACGCTCCGAGATCTCGGGTACACCATCCGCGACCCGGACAAAGCGAAGCGGTACGAGCAACAGCAGGCCGAACTCGCCGACGGCAAGCGCCGCCTCCTCTTCGCCGGCGGCGCATCCATCGTTGTCGCTGCCCTGATGGGATGGATGATTGTCGTGATGGGGCGCTTCGAGTCAGTTTCTCTCGCGATGGATATAGTGACTCTGGGGCTGGCACTCGGGACGATGTTCGGCCCAGGACGATACATCAAAAAGAAAGCCTACCAGAGCCTGCGCCGGGGGATCTTCAACCAGCACGTCCTTCTGGAAGCGGGCGCGTTCGCCGGGCTCGTGGGGGGACTGCTTGGCCTGTTCGTGTTCCCGAGCTTCCCGACCGTCCACTTCTTCGCCGTCTCGGTGTTCATCACCACCTACCACATCCTCTCGGAGTACACCAGCCTCATCGTCCGCACTCGGGCCTCCCAAGCCGTCCAAGGCCTTCTCGACCTCCAGCCCGACACGGCACGCCGCGTCAGTGATGACGGTGGTGTCGAAGAGGTCCCTGTCGACGACCTCGACGTCGGTGATCGCGTCCGGGTCAAGCCCGGCGAGAACATTCCCGTCGACGGTACGGTCGTTGAGGGTGCGTCCACGGTCGACGAGTCGGTCGCCACCGGCGAGTCGATTCCCGAAGAGAAATCCACAGGCGACGAAGTGATCGGCGGTAGCGTCAACGAGACGGGCACGCTCCTCGTCGAGGTGACCGCCACCGGCGAGGACGCGTTTCTGAACCAGGTGGCCCGCGAAATCGAGGAGGCGCGGGCGATGAAACCCGGCATCATCCAGCTCGCCGACCGCGTGCTCAAGTACTTTGTCCCGGGCGTCTTGTCGATTGCCGGGCTGTCGTTCCTCTTCTGGGTGGTTGCACCGCTCGCGTGGGGGGCAGACCCCAACGTCCAGCGCGGGGCGTTCGCAGCGCTGGCGGTCCTCGTGCTTGGCTATCCGTGTGCGCTCGGGATGGCGACGCCGCTGGCGCTCATCCGAGGCGGCGGGAAAGCCGCCGACCGCGGCATCCTGATGCGCTCCGGTGACGCCTTCCAGATATTTCCCGACGTCGACCACATCGTGTTGGACAAGACCGGCACCATCACCGTCGGCGAACCCGCCGTCAGTGAAGTCGTCGCGTTCGGTGCCGACGAGGTGGATGTACTCACGACTGCGGCTAGCGCGGAGGCCTTCTCTGAACACCCGCTCGCAGATGCGATCCTCGAGTTCGCCGACGAGCAAGATGTCGAGTACGCTGACCCCGATGATTTCGACTCCGTGACCGGCAAGGGCGTCCGGGCAACCGTGGCCAGCGACGACGTGCTGGTCGGGAAACCGGGATGGCTCAGCGACGAGGGGATCGACCTGTCGAAGGGGAGCGACGACATCGAGCGACTTCAGGGCCACGGCCTCACCGTTGCCGGAGTTGTTCGTGACGGTGACCTACTCGGTCTGATCGGTATCGGTGACGAGGTCAAGAGCGACGCCGCTGCGACCATCCAACGGATGCGAGACGCCGGCATCACGCCCGTGATGATCACTGGAGACAACGAGCGCACCGCAGACGCGGTCGCCGAGGAGGTCAGTATCGACCGCGTCATGGCCGACGTGCTGCCCGACGAGAAACGCGAAGAGATCGGTCGCCTGCAGGACGAGGGTCACCGCGTAGCGATGGTCGGCGACGGCATCAACGACGCTCCCGCACTCACGCAGGCCGACATCGGGATCGCCATCGGCGCCGGGACCGACATCGCCATCGAATCGGCGGACATCGTCCTGATGGGCGACCGGCTTGGTGGCGTGATGGACGCCTACGAGATCGGGAACGAGAGCTACCGGAAGACCCGTCAGAACCTCGCGACGGCCTTCGCGTTCAACGGGGTCGGTGTCGCCGCCGCGACCACGGGGCTCGTTCACCCGGTGTTCGCGATGCTCGCGATGGTGCTGTCCGTCTCGGCCGTCCTCGCCAACAGCTTCGCTGGTCAGCTCCTCTCCGGCGAGGGTGTCAACACCGAGTTCGCCCTCGACGACCGCACCGACGGCGAGCGTGGAGACGGCCGAGTGACAGCCGATTAA
- a CDS encoding winged helix-turn-helix transcriptional regulator: MADTTSSAPACDVDGTCYCPLTGVIDTLSRKYAMQLVSIIGAHDSLRFAEIEEHLPTASTSTISKRLDEFEEAGLVSRTQYNEIPPRVEYALTAEGDEIRSRLEPLLEWATANS, translated from the coding sequence ATGGCAGACACTACGTCATCGGCGCCCGCGTGCGATGTCGACGGGACGTGCTACTGCCCGCTCACAGGAGTTATCGACACATTGAGCCGAAAATACGCGATGCAACTCGTCAGTATCATCGGCGCACACGATTCGCTGCGGTTCGCGGAGATTGAGGAGCACCTCCCGACGGCGAGTACCTCGACAATCTCGAAACGCCTCGACGAGTTCGAGGAGGCAGGACTCGTCTCACGGACGCAGTACAACGAAATTCCGCCACGCGTCGAATACGCGCTAACTGCCGAGGGGGATGAGATTCGTTCGAGATTAGAACCCCTTCTTGAGTGGGCGACGGCGAACTCCTGA
- a CDS encoding DUF7568 family protein produces MPRITNWSRESRSPTLAYRNTETGARAVLHRAPDSYRYKWRGAILVDGYPIWSRGFETKEATTFRDALRERPAPELNCPECPNDDVLVGEKTADGATVQRWYDCPDCGYEAPSRIVYGPER; encoded by the coding sequence ATGCCACGAATCACCAACTGGTCACGAGAGAGTCGCTCACCAACACTCGCGTATCGAAACACCGAGACTGGAGCGCGAGCTGTTCTACACCGGGCGCCGGATTCATACCGGTACAAGTGGCGCGGAGCGATCCTCGTCGACGGCTACCCGATCTGGTCGCGAGGCTTCGAGACGAAGGAGGCGACAACGTTCCGGGATGCGCTTCGGGAGCGGCCAGCGCCCGAACTGAACTGTCCGGAGTGTCCAAACGACGACGTCCTCGTCGGTGAGAAGACAGCTGATGGAGCGACGGTACAGCGCTGGTACGACTGTCCGGACTGTGGGTACGAAGCCCCCTCGCGCATCGTCTACGGCCCTGAACGCTGA
- a CDS encoding DUF6166 domain-containing protein: protein MNGNARRTTSNVVQTEALANRRDDSVEYVGFRIDGQAVVLNLSEHQRLTPDRSLDLVNHSPTGYEWGYAGSGPAQLACGLLLDYYNDAQVAREHYIAFRNRVISQLECDGPAACWHLTGEEIDAAMATITDDVVALPDGGGPSPSLPENWRTVTRPDRRVFQRADRDHYIVLGEGTDGWLAVLCSQGDRAYPAPLASRTVSGDADVDRAVRALVDESNDLIEPPEGEC from the coding sequence ATGAACGGGAACGCCCGACGCACCACGTCGAACGTAGTCCAGACAGAAGCGCTCGCTAACCGTCGCGACGACTCCGTCGAATACGTCGGCTTTCGCATCGACGGCCAGGCCGTCGTTCTGAATCTCTCCGAACACCAGCGTCTCACTCCGGATCGAAGTCTCGATCTGGTCAACCACAGTCCCACCGGCTACGAGTGGGGATACGCTGGAAGCGGGCCCGCACAGCTCGCCTGTGGGCTCCTCCTCGACTACTACAACGACGCTCAGGTCGCCCGAGAACACTACATCGCGTTCCGAAATCGCGTGATCAGCCAGCTCGAGTGTGATGGCCCCGCGGCGTGCTGGCACCTCACAGGTGAAGAAATCGACGCGGCGATGGCGACGATCACCGACGATGTCGTCGCCCTTCCCGACGGCGGGGGGCCGTCACCGTCACTCCCCGAGAACTGGCGAACGGTCACTCGCCCTGACCGACGAGTCTTCCAGCGGGCTGATCGCGACCACTACATCGTGCTCGGGGAGGGAACCGACGGCTGGCTGGCCGTCCTCTGCAGTCAGGGAGACCGCGCCTACCCGGCACCCCTAGCGAGCCGGACGGTTTCGGGCGATGCCGATGTCGATCGGGCCGTCCGGGCCCTCGTCGACGAGAGCAACGACCTCATCGAGCCACCGGAGGGGGAGTGCTGA
- a CDS encoding DUF7567 family protein produces MSLEVLDRHSEALFEFLWCPVCGQEVFTHIPFEGVFCKNCNTQVVLQESREDRGYEEAVLACFDTDSTWNLHVDEKLRRDLPDGSARAKILGAPGAYEIDWWSPAPGEDWEPVERGEFDDVEEPDEVSHLA; encoded by the coding sequence ATGAGTCTCGAAGTACTCGACCGACACAGCGAGGCACTGTTCGAGTTCCTCTGGTGTCCCGTCTGCGGGCAGGAAGTGTTCACCCACATTCCCTTCGAGGGAGTGTTCTGCAAGAACTGTAACACGCAGGTCGTCCTCCAAGAGTCTCGAGAAGACCGTGGCTACGAGGAGGCTGTGCTCGCGTGCTTCGACACCGACTCAACGTGGAACCTTCACGTCGACGAGAAGCTCCGCCGCGACCTGCCTGACGGCTCGGCACGGGCAAAAATCCTCGGTGCACCGGGTGCCTATGAGATCGACTGGTGGAGTCCAGCACCTGGGGAGGATTGGGAGCCGGTCGAGCGTGGTGAATTCGACGACGTGGAGGAACCAGACGAGGTGTCACATCTCGCGTAG
- the merA gene encoding mercury(II) reductase, translating into MTHTSDYDLVILGGGAAAFAAITEASRRDLSTAMVNTGLPIGGTCVNVGCVPSKHLLAVAESGAAASENPFDAVRYPEEPTVDWAAALNDTDELVERFRQENYVDIAEHFEIDIYEGYGQLVDDTTIEVVDGADEGARITGEKALVATGSSPWAPPIDGLYDVDYYTSETILEERDLPESILMLGGGYIALEWGQILHRVGIDVTVLQRSDRVLSDMEGQLGREMQRAFEEEGIEVITGNDFQRVRTLAADGGAEAIQSGVAVETTIDGDERTVTGDALFVATGVQPNSEGIGLETVGIETNPDGTIRVDEYFQTTNPDIYAAGDVIGEPELETVAAKEGNHAVKNAFGNEGVSIDYDAVPAVVFTSPEVAAVGTTELEYMDEHGTCSCRTVQMADVPRAKAVENTDGLVQVVKHHETDEIVGVHMVGPRAADMIMEATLAVTFGLTVDDIIDTVHPFPTFSEAFKQACQAFRRDISMMSCCIE; encoded by the coding sequence ATGACTCACACATCCGACTATGATCTCGTGATTCTCGGTGGGGGCGCCGCAGCCTTCGCCGCAATCACCGAAGCGAGTCGACGCGATCTCTCGACAGCGATGGTGAATACCGGCTTGCCCATCGGCGGGACGTGCGTGAACGTCGGCTGTGTCCCGAGTAAGCATCTGCTCGCCGTCGCCGAGAGCGGCGCTGCAGCGTCGGAGAACCCTTTCGACGCCGTCCGATACCCCGAGGAGCCGACCGTGGATTGGGCCGCCGCCCTCAACGACACCGACGAACTCGTCGAGCGGTTCCGGCAGGAGAACTACGTCGACATCGCTGAGCACTTCGAGATCGACATCTACGAGGGGTACGGCCAGCTGGTCGACGATACTACCATCGAGGTCGTCGACGGCGCCGACGAGGGCGCGCGCATCACTGGAGAAAAGGCCCTCGTCGCGACCGGCAGTTCACCGTGGGCGCCGCCCATCGACGGCCTCTACGACGTCGACTACTACACGAGTGAGACCATCCTCGAGGAGCGCGACCTTCCCGAGAGTATCCTAATGCTCGGTGGGGGATACATCGCGCTGGAGTGGGGACAGATCCTGCACCGTGTCGGCATCGACGTGACGGTTCTCCAGCGCTCCGACCGCGTCCTCTCGGACATGGAAGGCCAACTTGGTCGCGAGATGCAGCGTGCATTCGAGGAGGAGGGCATCGAGGTGATCACCGGCAACGACTTCCAGCGCGTCCGCACGCTAGCAGCTGACGGCGGCGCCGAAGCGATTCAGTCAGGCGTCGCCGTCGAAACGACCATCGACGGAGACGAGCGAACGGTCACCGGCGACGCGCTGTTCGTCGCGACCGGCGTCCAGCCGAATAGCGAGGGCATCGGCCTCGAAACGGTTGGGATCGAAACGAACCCCGACGGGACGATTCGTGTCGACGAGTACTTCCAGACGACGAATCCCGACATCTACGCGGCGGGCGACGTGATCGGCGAGCCCGAACTGGAGACCGTCGCCGCCAAGGAGGGCAATCACGCCGTCAAGAACGCGTTCGGCAACGAGGGCGTCAGCATCGACTACGACGCGGTGCCAGCAGTCGTGTTCACCAGCCCGGAAGTCGCCGCAGTCGGGACGACCGAACTGGAGTACATGGACGAGCACGGCACCTGCTCGTGCCGAACCGTCCAGATGGCGGATGTCCCGCGAGCGAAGGCCGTCGAGAACACGGATGGCCTCGTCCAAGTCGTCAAACACCACGAAACTGACGAGATCGTCGGCGTCCACATGGTCGGCCCCCGTGCCGCCGACATGATTATGGAAGCCACGCTTGCGGTGACGTTCGGCCTCACGGTCGACGACATCATCGACACCGTCCACCCGTTCCCGACGTTCTCCGAGGCGTTCAAACAGGCCTGTCAGGCGTTCCGACGGGACATATCGATGATGAGCTGCTGTATCGAGTGA
- a CDS encoding DUF6610 family protein, producing the protein MSLGLSPDSSTASDIAVARQADHVAFLHRAPFVADSLALGFLPGFREDCGYQTDQYLNLEIPVGMLDNDFRDPDLERFVDRFFEYEPRVGVIGDVDEIDDVDAHVAAAREIQASYPEAELIVVPKSRAVIDAIPENLVLGYSRGYADRLAHDFSDPADWRGRRVHILGGSPPKQLDAIRQLTRPTLTDEPPADIVGVDWNGLHRGAQFGEFWTADGWDDSGRDADHVTVRKTVRHSLARVREFWRAHGIWPETTPQDEGLNVEYEGPSPADLEDAACTECGTNVWRTRRGPYVAEYDTGAICGYCSYECYFSHRHRNNLEEIAGDQSVYLPPA; encoded by the coding sequence ATGTCCCTCGGTTTGAGTCCAGACTCCAGCACGGCTAGCGACATCGCTGTCGCCAGACAAGCGGACCATGTGGCGTTCCTCCATCGAGCCCCATTCGTCGCCGATTCTCTCGCCCTCGGATTTCTCCCCGGGTTTCGGGAAGACTGTGGGTACCAGACGGACCAGTACCTGAACCTCGAGATTCCTGTCGGGATGCTCGACAACGATTTTCGGGATCCCGATCTGGAGCGGTTCGTCGACCGCTTTTTCGAGTACGAACCACGTGTCGGGGTCATCGGGGACGTCGACGAAATCGACGACGTCGACGCCCACGTCGCTGCTGCTCGTGAAATCCAAGCGAGCTACCCCGAAGCTGAGCTCATCGTCGTTCCGAAGTCGCGGGCGGTGATCGACGCGATACCTGAGAACCTCGTCCTCGGGTATTCACGGGGATACGCCGACCGCCTGGCCCACGATTTCTCCGATCCAGCCGATTGGAGAGGGCGGCGCGTCCACATTCTCGGCGGGAGTCCGCCCAAGCAGCTCGACGCTATTCGACAGTTGACCCGACCGACACTCACTGACGAGCCACCGGCCGATATCGTCGGCGTCGACTGGAACGGGCTGCATCGCGGCGCACAGTTCGGTGAGTTCTGGACGGCCGACGGCTGGGACGACAGCGGTCGCGACGCCGACCACGTCACCGTCCGAAAGACGGTGCGCCACAGCCTCGCTCGGGTCCGTGAGTTCTGGAGGGCGCACGGAATCTGGCCCGAAACGACACCGCAAGACGAGGGGCTCAACGTCGAGTACGAGGGACCGAGCCCTGCCGATCTCGAGGACGCCGCCTGTACCGAGTGCGGGACGAACGTCTGGCGAACCCGCCGCGGCCCGTACGTCGCCGAGTACGATACCGGCGCAATCTGTGGATACTGCAGCTACGAGTGCTACTTCAGCCACCGTCATCGGAACAATCTAGAGGAAATCGCCGGCGATCAGAGCGTCTACCTCCCGCCGGCGTGA
- a CDS encoding CopG family ribbon-helix-helix protein translates to MRTSLNVSEDILEEFDETWQAEGLDSRSRAIREAMQEYIEGHSQLEEVSGEVVAVLAFDYQHHEVIHDLHSAQHQFQDVIETMSHTHQGEWCLETVFCHGDAARVRELVYRLRDFDGVGRVKTMLLRSTAPADPE, encoded by the coding sequence ATGCGCACGAGCTTGAACGTGTCTGAGGACATTCTCGAGGAGTTCGATGAGACGTGGCAGGCTGAGGGGTTGGACTCCCGCTCGCGGGCGATTCGTGAAGCGATGCAGGAATACATCGAGGGACATTCACAGCTCGAGGAGGTTTCAGGCGAGGTCGTCGCTGTACTGGCGTTCGATTACCAGCACCACGAGGTGATTCACGATCTCCATTCGGCCCAGCACCAGTTTCAGGACGTCATCGAAACGATGAGCCATACCCACCAGGGCGAGTGGTGTTTAGAGACCGTCTTCTGTCATGGCGATGCGGCGCGGGTGCGGGAACTCGTGTATCGGCTCCGTGATTTCGATGGGGTTGGTCGTGTGAAGACGATGCTCCTCCGCAGTACTGCGCCGGCCGACCCGGAGTGA
- a CDS encoding ArsR/SmtB family transcription factor, whose protein sequence is MALLESDVPIREVVTTDPEKAKALENDVRAKILDMLATEEMTIEEIHDELHRRGEEKAETTVRHHVNVLKDAGMVEIARLEEAGGGTRKYYKSNTRIFSYDLPEDAEQTLAEAQETATAELAGLVETLYGEHGDDIEAVARDMKPCEYCATQHYEEFVLRELLNRALIDLTENGTVESVRRDSEDAGDEAESHDDEDDR, encoded by the coding sequence ATGGCGCTCCTCGAATCTGACGTGCCGATCCGCGAAGTCGTGACGACGGACCCGGAGAAAGCGAAGGCACTGGAGAACGACGTTCGGGCGAAGATCCTCGACATGCTCGCAACCGAGGAGATGACAATCGAGGAGATTCACGACGAACTGCATCGTCGTGGCGAGGAAAAGGCCGAGACGACGGTGCGCCACCACGTGAACGTCCTGAAGGACGCAGGGATGGTTGAGATCGCCCGTCTCGAGGAAGCTGGTGGGGGGACGCGGAAGTACTACAAGTCGAACACGCGGATATTCTCGTATGACCTTCCAGAGGACGCTGAGCAGACGCTCGCTGAGGCGCAGGAAACCGCGACCGCCGAATTAGCAGGGCTCGTTGAAACGCTCTATGGGGAGCACGGCGACGACATCGAAGCGGTGGCACGAGACATGAAGCCGTGCGAATACTGTGCAACACAGCATTACGAGGAGTTCGTCCTCCGGGAACTGCTAAATCGCGCGCTTATTGACCTCACTGAGAATGGGACGGTGGAGAGCGTTCGGCGTGATTCAGAAGACGCCGGCGATGAAGCCGAGTCCCATGACGACGAGGACGATCGCTGA
- a CDS encoding peroxiredoxin, giving the protein MINEGASAPSFTLPGFRDGEQTGYCLDETTANDRAALLVFYPFDFSPVCTNELCAIRDAEWFQLTPALDVWAVSGDSVYAHRAFAEEYGLNFPLLSDSSGRVAESYDICYDEWENHERVPQRAVFLIDSQQTIRYAWATEDALEKPDFFPVKDALETLEAERDELGPEDVELVVEYNEEPESLT; this is encoded by the coding sequence ATGATAAACGAGGGAGCGTCTGCACCGTCATTTACTCTTCCGGGTTTCCGTGACGGAGAACAAACCGGGTACTGCTTGGATGAGACAACTGCCAATGATCGGGCTGCATTGCTGGTATTTTACCCATTTGATTTCAGTCCTGTTTGTACAAACGAACTGTGTGCGATTCGCGATGCGGAGTGGTTTCAGCTGACGCCAGCTCTCGATGTCTGGGCAGTTTCTGGTGACAGCGTCTACGCCCACCGAGCATTCGCCGAGGAATACGGCCTCAATTTCCCGTTACTTAGTGATAGTTCCGGGCGGGTTGCTGAGTCATATGACATCTGTTATGACGAATGGGAGAATCACGAGCGCGTCCCGCAGCGTGCCGTGTTCCTTATCGATTCCCAGCAAACGATTCGATACGCCTGGGCGACAGAAGATGCACTCGAGAAGCCGGATTTCTTCCCGGTTAAAGACGCTCTTGAGACGCTGGAAGCGGAACGCGATGAACTCGGTCCTGAGGATGTTGAATTAGTAGTCGAATATAACGAGGAACCGGAATCTCTAACGTAG
- a CDS encoding restriction endonuclease: MAVLDDLSGFEFEDLMEDVFRNLGYENVRQAERTADEGRDVIMEEIVDGTRRAIIVECKHTGTVGRPVVQKLHSAIATFDFDGPKRGMVATTGRFTNPAEEYADRLQRNDDPYPIELIDGEDLREIADEIGLDLYNGRIEILCDETLRPYDPAADVDAPVQEAFRDIENIEAADLPVPHSQVTFRPVVAITADTNSVFETSVGVIHRINDRTQFVVHAERGHPKVADDEVATLVTENFHATVPLDTGQFTEVFDDVDERRFGQTQTEYKEWAVDRLQDYHTTTVTYTGDNNVTYNKTCEPNLSDISVQSIEPVYLPEVRQTTEILEYSYPYEYYAAGPSRVTLEDGIHRCVHCETSGVDETYTYCPNCGAIACDTHIKTERLEGEPVCTGCAVTERFALKRKYFYDEENLDAFRKEYAEMPLHEKAMENKLLAGGSVVATLLLVVGLLVIGGII, from the coding sequence ATGGCTGTACTGGACGACCTCTCGGGATTCGAGTTCGAGGACTTGATGGAGGACGTCTTCCGGAACCTCGGCTACGAAAACGTCCGCCAGGCCGAGCGGACGGCCGACGAGGGGCGCGACGTCATCATGGAGGAGATCGTCGACGGCACGCGACGGGCGATCATCGTCGAGTGCAAGCACACCGGGACGGTCGGCCGGCCGGTCGTCCAGAAGCTGCACTCGGCCATCGCGACGTTCGACTTCGACGGCCCGAAGCGAGGGATGGTCGCCACCACAGGTCGATTTACGAACCCTGCCGAGGAGTACGCTGACCGGCTCCAGCGGAACGACGATCCCTATCCCATCGAGCTGATCGACGGCGAGGACCTTCGGGAGATCGCCGACGAAATCGGTCTCGATCTCTACAACGGGCGCATCGAGATCCTCTGTGACGAGACGCTCCGACCGTACGATCCGGCGGCGGATGTCGACGCACCTGTCCAGGAGGCGTTCCGCGACATTGAGAACATCGAGGCCGCGGATCTGCCGGTGCCGCACTCGCAAGTGACGTTCCGACCAGTGGTTGCGATCACCGCCGACACGAACTCTGTCTTCGAGACCTCAGTCGGTGTCATCCACCGGATCAACGACCGCACACAGTTCGTTGTCCACGCTGAGCGCGGCCATCCGAAGGTGGCCGACGACGAAGTCGCGACGCTGGTCACCGAGAACTTCCACGCGACGGTCCCCCTCGATACCGGGCAGTTTACCGAGGTATTCGACGACGTCGACGAACGACGGTTCGGCCAGACCCAAACGGAGTACAAGGAGTGGGCTGTTGACCGCCTCCAGGATTACCACACGACGACGGTGACCTACACCGGCGACAATAACGTCACGTACAACAAGACCTGTGAGCCGAATCTCTCGGACATCTCAGTGCAATCGATTGAGCCGGTGTATCTACCTGAGGTTCGGCAGACGACAGAGATACTGGAGTACTCGTATCCGTACGAATACTATGCTGCTGGCCCCTCACGGGTCACTCTGGAGGACGGGATTCATCGCTGCGTCCACTGCGAAACGAGCGGCGTCGACGAGACGTACACCTACTGTCCGAACTGCGGGGCGATCGCCTGCGACACCCACATCAAGACCGAACGGCTCGAAGGGGAGCCGGTCTGTACCGGCTGTGCGGTGACCGAACGGTTCGCGCTGAAGAGGAAGTACTTCTACGACGAGGAGAACCTCGACGCGTTCCGCAAGGAGTACGCCGAGATGCCCCTCCACGAGAAGGCGATGGAGAACAAGCTGCTTGCTGGAGGGAGCGTGGTTGCGACGCTGCTGCTCGTCGTCGGACTACTCGTGATCGGCGGCATCATCTAA
- a CDS encoding heavy-metal-associated domain-containing protein, which yields MERKTISVTGMSCNGCEQNVETALRNLDDVNRIEADHEADTVDVVLEDGVSDDDVNAAIEQAGYDVVA from the coding sequence ATGGAGCGAAAGACGATCTCAGTCACCGGGATGTCCTGCAACGGGTGCGAACAGAACGTGGAGACCGCCCTGCGAAACCTCGATGATGTGAATCGGATCGAGGCCGACCACGAAGCTGACACGGTCGACGTGGTCCTCGAGGATGGAGTCTCAGACGACGACGTGAACGCGGCAATCGAACAAGCTGGCTACGACGTAGTGGCTTAA